A single Struthio camelus isolate bStrCam1 chromosome 6, bStrCam1.hap1, whole genome shotgun sequence DNA region contains:
- the LOC104138571 gene encoding cilia- and flagella- associated protein 210-like — MDRERRDSARRRGGGDDEEGERERERGRDAARRAVAQAQLAQIKEHKHQAELAKLEDKREGEEIQRLTRLYQLEIQRGKEKEQVEKLERRRLHHEHVAEQKIIKAEEEQKEEDEDDQIRAYIKGKEMMADLRREKDAETCRLMQEHQDKAVKQLTTQMEEAFEMESDRIAKGAADIEEEYQKKNKETEAKTRANIESVSEYRASVMKMKAEREKEEKAEGKKDLHELMEADRVYLEKEKAKKQRRRDENMEVQKIQVQQMAEKQARKQREKQADLDYDAQKEAALL; from the exons ATGGACCGCGAGCGCCGAgacagcgcccgccgccgcgggggcggcgaCGACGAGgagggggagcgggagcgggagcgtgGCCGCGACGCGGCCCGCCGGGCCGTTGCCCAGGCGCAGCTGGCGCA aaTAAAGGAGCACAAGCATCAGGCAGAACTAGCCAAGCTAGAAgacaaaagagaaggagaagaaattcaGAGATTGACCCGGTTGTACCAACTGGAAAttcagagaggaaaggagaaggaacaggTGGAAAAACTTGAACGTCGGAGGCTGCATCAT GAGCATGTtgctgaacagaaaataattaaagctgAAGAGGAACAAAAGGAAGAGGACGAAGATGATCAGATTAGAGCTtacattaaaggaaaagaaatgatggctgatctaagaagagaaaaagatgcaGAGACTTGTAG ACTAATGCAGGAACATCAGGACAAAGCTGTTAAACAACTAACCACGCAGATGGAGGAGGCGTTTGAGATGGAAAGCGATCGTATTGCTAAAGGAGCTGCAGATATAGAAGAAGaataccaaaagaaaaacaaagaaactgaagcaaaaaCTAGGGCTAACATTGAATCTGTTTCTGAATACAGAGCCTCTGTG ATGAAGATGAAAgcggaaagggagaaggaggaaaaagcagaggGTAAGAAAGACCTTCACGAGTTAATGGAAGCAGATCGCGTCtacctggaaaaggaaaaagccaaGAAACAAAGACGTCGTGATGAAAATATGGAAGTCCAGAAAATTCAGGTCCAGCAAATG GCTGAAAAGCAGGCAAGAAAACAGCGGGAGAAACAAGCAGACTTGGACTATGATGCTCAGAAAGAAGCTGCCTTATTGTAA
- the LOC104138563 gene encoding cilia- and flagella- associated protein 210 isoform X2, giving the protein MAAAKPGRRRELAPLNGLAENNVLDGYFLPSDVDLHQVIVLPKAEWERIQDNLGSTTREAARILAERKERKEMHLRSKAAIKDWPNTIMGLAQRKLKAKKLCAEREEEERRLTDLEEAQFQAAKRKEAIDQARTYQYYKNERVKGLHSALLLTKVLKERDAQVEFKKLKRDVNKKKEEEMEHECKKAILREQEKDERSYNERYMKRKALCRDQLEQIKEHKHQAELAKLEDKREGEEIQRLTRLYQLEIQRGKEKEQAEKLERRRLHHEHVADQKIIKAVEEQKQEEEDDRIRAHFKAKQIIAKLRNEKETEMQRLMQEHQDIIVNRLAAQMSEAFKMEDDRIAKDIVKQEAKQEKERKDKEEKKKADIESIAEHRATVGAWPRSQVVGLVSSISMLHQVICHLSWGSSVPLPPHVGHISGSSAENPGLGHWPATLTVLITALKRGCFC; this is encoded by the exons atggcggcggcgaagcccgggcggcggcgggagctcgCCC CATTAAATGGTTTGGCAGAAAATAATGTTCTAGATGGATATTTTCTTCCAAGTGACGTAGATCTTCATCAGGTTATTGTATTGCCAAAAGCGGAATGGGAAAGGATTCAAGACAATCTTGGCAGCACAACTAGAGAAGCAGCACGTATccttgctgagagaaaagaacGGAAAGAAATGCACTTACGCTCCAAGGCAGCCATAAAAGACTGGCCCAATACCATTATG GGCCTGGCACAAAGGAAACTTAAAGCCAAAAAGCTATgtgcagaaagggaagaggaagagagaaggttaACTGATTTGGAAGAAGCACAGTTCCAAGCAGCAAAACGGAAAGAGGCTATCGATCAAGCAAGAACCTACCAATACTATAAGAATGAAAGAGTGAAAGGGTTACAT AGTGCGCTTCTACTTACTAAGGTCCTAAAAGAAAGAGATGCTCAAGTtgaatttaaaaagttaaagcGAGATGTtaataaaaagaaggaagaagaaatggaacaTGAATGTAAAAAAGCTATTCTCAGAGAGCAGGAAAAGGACGAACGTTCATATAACGAACGTTATATGAAACGAAAGGCACTTTGCAGAGATCAGCTGGAGCA aaTAAAGGAGCACAAGCATCAGGCAGAACTAGCCAAGCTAGAAgacaaaagagaaggagaagaaattcaGAGATTGACCCGGTTGTACCAACTGGAAAttcagagaggaaaggagaaggaacaggCGGAAAAACTTGAACGACGGAGGCTGCATCAT GAACATGTAGCTGACCAGAAAATAATCAAAGCAGTAGAGGAGCaaaaacaagaggaagaagaTGATCGGATTAGAGCtcattttaaagcaaagcaaattatAGCCaagctgagaaatgaaaaagaaactgaaatgcaaag GCTAATGCAGGAACATCAGGATATCATTGTTAACCGACTTGCTGCACAGATGAGTGAGGCATTTAAGATGGAAGATGATCGTATTGCTAAAGACATTGTAAAACAAGAAGCTAAACAAGAAAAAGAACgcaaagacaaagaagaaaaaaaaaaggctgacatTGAATCTATTGCTGAACATAGAGCCACTGTG GGAGCCTGGCCCAGATCACAGGTGGTGGGTCTGGTGTCATCCATCAGCATGCTTCATCAGGTCATCTGCCATCTTTCCTGGGGGTCCTCTGTCCCTCTTCCGCCGCATGTTGGGCACATATctggcagctctgctgaaaacccTGGGCTTGGACACTGGCCAGCCACACTGACCGTGCTCATCACCGCTCTGAAGCGGGGGTGCTTTTGCTGA
- the PHOSPHO2 gene encoding pyridoxal phosphate phosphatase PHOSPHO2, which produces MKFLLVFDFDHTIIDENSDTWIVKCAPEKKLPNELRNCYRPGHWTEYMGKVFAYLGDNGVKEDEMKRTMTTIPFTVGMVDLLGFIGKNKEFFDCIIISDSNTVFIDWILKAADFHKVFDEVFTNPAAFTSTGYLTVQNFHTHRCAKCPKNLCKRKALKEFLDKQLEQGISYTQIVYIGDGGNDLCPVTFLKKDDTAMPRQGYTLEKKISQLSQDLSPIECSVLVWSSGVEIMSYLKLLLKG; this is translated from the coding sequence ATGAAATTTCTGTTGGTTTTTGATTTTGACCATACGATCATAGATGAAAACAGTGATACCTGGATTGTGAAATGTGCTCCTGAGAAAAAGCTTCCTAATGAATTAAGAAACTGCTACCGACCAGGACACTGGACAGAATATATGGGCAAAGTCTTTGCCTACTTGGGAGACAATGGCGTCAAAGAAGATGAGATGAAAAGAACTATGACAACAATTCCATTCACTGTGGGAATGGTAGATCTTCTAGGCTTTATTGGCAAGAACAAAGAGTTCTTTGACTGCATAATTATTTCAGATTCTAATACAGTATTTATTGACTGGATTTTAAAAGCTGCTGACTTTCATAAGGTATTTGATGAAGTGTTTACAAACCCTGCAGCATTCACCAGTACTGGCTATCTTACTGTACAGAATTTTCACACTCACCGTTGTGCAAAGTGCCCTAAAAACCTTTGTAAAAGGAAAGCCTTAAAAGAATTTCTAGATAAACAATTGGAGCAAGGAATAAGTTATACACAAATTGTGTATATAGGTGATGGTGGGAATGATCTATGTCCAGTAACTTTTTTGAAGAAGGATGATACTGCTATGCCCAGGCAGGGATATACTTTAGAGAAAAAGATTTCTCAACTCTCCCAAGATCTCAGTCCTATAGAGTGCTCTGTTCTGGTTTGGTCGTCTGGTGTAGAGATAATGTCTTACTTGAAACTGCTTTTAAAGGGATAA
- the LOC104138563 gene encoding cilia- and flagella- associated protein 210 isoform X1, translating into MAAAKPGRRRELAPLNGLAENNVLDGYFLPSDVDLHQVIVLPKAEWERIQDNLGSTTREAARILAERKERKEMHLRSKAAIKDWPNTIMGLAQRKLKAKKLCAEREEEERRLTDLEEAQFQAAKRKEAIDQARTYQYYKNERVKGLHSALLLTKVLKERDAQVEFKKLKRDVNKKKEEEMEHECKKAILREQEKDERSYNERYMKRKALCRDQLEQIKEHKHQAELAKLEDKREGEEIQRLTRLYQLEIQRGKEKEQAEKLERRRLHHEHVADQKIIKAVEEQKQEEEDDRIRAHFKAKQIIAKLRNEKETEMQRLMQEHQDIIVNRLAAQMSEAFKMEDDRIAKDIVKQEAKQEKERKDKEEKKKADIESIAEHRATVMKMKAEREKEEKAEGKKDLHELMEADRVYLEKEKAKKQRRRDENMEVQKIQVQQMAEKQARKQREKQADLDYDAQREVIALFKEQEFQNYAKQVIESESKTTHNLYPLLKASKEGTGLVHGSLPRGRGPSYQAQDIAGTQLPCCICTTTQEVKT; encoded by the exons atggcggcggcgaagcccgggcggcggcgggagctcgCCC CATTAAATGGTTTGGCAGAAAATAATGTTCTAGATGGATATTTTCTTCCAAGTGACGTAGATCTTCATCAGGTTATTGTATTGCCAAAAGCGGAATGGGAAAGGATTCAAGACAATCTTGGCAGCACAACTAGAGAAGCAGCACGTATccttgctgagagaaaagaacGGAAAGAAATGCACTTACGCTCCAAGGCAGCCATAAAAGACTGGCCCAATACCATTATG GGCCTGGCACAAAGGAAACTTAAAGCCAAAAAGCTATgtgcagaaagggaagaggaagagagaaggttaACTGATTTGGAAGAAGCACAGTTCCAAGCAGCAAAACGGAAAGAGGCTATCGATCAAGCAAGAACCTACCAATACTATAAGAATGAAAGAGTGAAAGGGTTACAT AGTGCGCTTCTACTTACTAAGGTCCTAAAAGAAAGAGATGCTCAAGTtgaatttaaaaagttaaagcGAGATGTtaataaaaagaaggaagaagaaatggaacaTGAATGTAAAAAAGCTATTCTCAGAGAGCAGGAAAAGGACGAACGTTCATATAACGAACGTTATATGAAACGAAAGGCACTTTGCAGAGATCAGCTGGAGCA aaTAAAGGAGCACAAGCATCAGGCAGAACTAGCCAAGCTAGAAgacaaaagagaaggagaagaaattcaGAGATTGACCCGGTTGTACCAACTGGAAAttcagagaggaaaggagaaggaacaggCGGAAAAACTTGAACGACGGAGGCTGCATCAT GAACATGTAGCTGACCAGAAAATAATCAAAGCAGTAGAGGAGCaaaaacaagaggaagaagaTGATCGGATTAGAGCtcattttaaagcaaagcaaattatAGCCaagctgagaaatgaaaaagaaactgaaatgcaaag GCTAATGCAGGAACATCAGGATATCATTGTTAACCGACTTGCTGCACAGATGAGTGAGGCATTTAAGATGGAAGATGATCGTATTGCTAAAGACATTGTAAAACAAGAAGCTAAACAAGAAAAAGAACgcaaagacaaagaagaaaaaaaaaaggctgacatTGAATCTATTGCTGAACATAGAGCCACTGTG ATGAAGATGAAAgcggaaagggagaaggaggaaaaagcagaggGTAAGAAAGACCTTCACGAGTTAATGGAAGCAGATCGCGTCtacctggaaaaggaaaaagccaaGAAACAAAGACGTCGTGATGAAAATATGGAAGTCCAGAAAATTCAGGTCCAGCAAATG GCTGAAAAGCAGGCAAGAAAACAGCGGGAGAAACAAGCAGACTTGGACTATGATGCTCAGAGAGAAGTTATTGCACTTTTTAAGGAGCAAGAATTTCAGAACTATGCAAAGCAAGTAATTGAATCAGAGTCCAAGACTACACATAATCTTTATCCTCTTCTCAAAGCATCCAAAGAAGGAACAGGACTTGTGCATGGGTCACTTCCCAGAGGAAGAGGACCTAGTTATCAAGCACAAGATATTGCTGGGACTCAGTTACCTTGTTGTATCTGTACTACAACTCAGGaagtaaaaacatga